The Mauremys reevesii isolate NIE-2019 linkage group 7, ASM1616193v1, whole genome shotgun sequence genome includes the window ATAACAAAAAGAGTtaactgatgaaaaaattgcctggtttgtttatgcaacaaactctcctttccatatgattgagaacccacacttaatttacatggttcagtcattacgagcaggatacagtccacccaacagagcagatgtcgcaggcaaattgctggataaagtgtatgaaagagaaattgagcagtgtgcaaaagatctagcgggtgaaattgttaacctgagtcttgatgggtggagcaatgtccacaataaTCTTGTCGTATGTGCTcatgtgacaacagaagaagggaatgtcttccttacagaaacaattgatacatcaggaaatgcacacacagcagaatacttacaagaagtagcagtaaaagctataacaaactgaaaaaaaattcaaatgtctagtacgcagcttggtcacagacaatgctgcaaatataTCCAatatgagaagaaatttagaagagcgtcccaagctaataacacaCGGTTACAGTGCTTATTTGATGcacctcataagaacataagaacataaggaaagccgtaccgggtcagaccaaaggtccatctagcccagtatctgtctaccgacagtggccaatgccaggtgccccagagggagtgaacctaacaggcaatgatcaagtgatctctctcctgccatccatctccatcctctgacgaacagaggctagggacaccattcttacccatcctggctaatagccatttatggacttagccaccatgaatttatccagtccccttttaaacattgttatagtcctagccttcacaacctcctcaggtaaggagttccacaagttgactgtgcactgcgtgaagaagaacttccttttatttgttttaaacctgctgcctattaatttcatttggggacccctagttcttgtattatgggaataagtaaataacttttccttatccactttctctacatcactcattattttatatacctctatcatgtccccccttagtcttctcttttccaagctgaagagtcctagcctctttaatttttcctcgtatgggaccctctctaaacccctaatcattttagttgcccttttctgaaccttttctggtgctagaatatcttttttgaggtgaggagaccacatctgtacacagtattcaagatgtgggcgtaccatggatttatataagggcaataatatattctcggtcttattctctatcccctttttaatgattcctaacatcctgtttgcttttttgaccgcctctgcacactgcgtggacatcttcagagaactatccacgatgactccaagatctttttcctgattcgttgtagctaaattagcccccatcatgttgtatgtatagttggggttattttttccaacgtgcattactttacatttatccacattaaatttcatttgccattttgttgcccaatcacttagttttgtgagatctttttgaagttcttcacaatctgctttggtcttaactatcttgagtagtttagtatcatctgcaaactttgccacctcactgtttaccccttcctccagatcatttatgaataaattgaataggattggtcctaggactgacccttggggaacaccactagttacccctctccattctgagaatttaccattaattcctaccctttgttccctgtcctttaaccagttctcaatccatgaaaggaccttcccttttatcccatgacagcttaatttacgtacgagcctttggtgagggaccttgtcaaaggctttctggaaatctaagtacactatgtccaccggatcccccttgtccacatgtttgttgaccccttcaaagaactctaatagattagtaagacacgatttccctttacagaaaccatgttgactattgctcaagagtttatgtttttctatgtgtctgacaattttattctttactattgtttcaactaatttgcccggtaccgacattagacttaccggtctgtaattgccaggatcacccctagagccctttttaaatattggcgttacattagctaacttccagtcattgggtaccaaagccaatttaaaggacaggttacaaacctcctagccaaagacttcattgttccagaaataaaggcttaatgttgttgaaattgcaaaatacatCCATAACAaccctttgcagcagctgctctgaacaAAGTGGGaagaaccaagctaactctctcACAAGACatgtgatggaactcagtagtggactgatttgagcactatatcaagaactggtctaatctgatgacagtttgtgaacaaaatcgtgaaaaaatagatggcactgtcacagccaaagttctcaacattgggcttaagagaaatgttgaacacatgctgagtaccctgaagcctatttctgtagcattgaacaaaatgcaggaaataactgttttattgctgatgctgttgaaatttggaaagaACTGAGCGAGAtcataaaaagagaaatatgcaatgacagagttaaattacaagcattaaaaaaacgaatgagacaagcactatctccagctcattttcttgcaaatattctcaatactcagtaccagggtcaaaccttaactgctgaggaagaggagttggctatgacatggacatccagcaatcatccctccataatgccatctataataaacttcagagtgaagagtgaaccattcaagaaatatatgtttgctgatgatgttttaaagaaaatcacacCAGTTAACtagtggaagtcacttaagcacttggattcagggactgttgaagtgataatctcactttaaATAGCattagcttcttctgccggtgtagaaagaatattttcttcctttggactaatgctttccaaattgagaaattgtttgagacctgaaaaagcaggaaagctttgaacaaacaggaaaatgaaggtgaagacaactgagttagctgcagaagccaatattttaagtttctcatgttgacctggctgatatagttgatttaatttttttttaagtatttcatttaactattttagttaaaaacaattttaacaaaaacaaacctgattttaaaaaaacttgactgtttaactaaattaaaaaatccatatgcttgttttgttaaaatattatatgattgctgttgaagaaaaaatatccagaatacataacattgttgttttagttaaatacaacaatttaaatgtctgtctggtgatgttctcctcctaatacagcatggccagaaaatcctccaaatattaatgattaaccggttgaactggagatagttcacctcccaatgacttcataaatatctgcttccattacctttggtaaatgaaataaccaatcattcattttctgatatagctgtaaaactaatctgaaaagttttcaaaataaatcattttaaaaatgtatagtgtgtaccttctaaaaatgaaacctacatctatctctgagttgtgaagattatgtattaaggttataacaaccaacaagaatgcacttttatgtagaaatccatgaataaatcaagtcttcctgactagtgttTTAAATCAAATCTACCCTGACACCCAACCCATTGacacccggcccagcccagcccattgaTACCCATCCCATTGACATCCGGCCCATTGACACGCAACCTGGCTCAGCCCAGTCCTTTTACATCCACCTGGGCTGGACCCATCCATTGACACCTGGCCCGGCCCTTTGACATCCAGCCCACTGACACCTGGCGCAGCCCATTGGTACACGGCCCATTGACACACGGCCCGGACCACTGACACCCAGACTGGCCCAGTCCTTTGACATCCAGCCCATTgatgcccggcccagcccagtccTTTGACATCTGGCCCATTGACACCCAGCCCAGCTCATTGACACCCGGCCCATTGACACCCGGCCCGGCTCGGCCCAGTCCTTTTACATCCAGCCCATTTTCACCTGGCCCGGCCCAGTCCTTTGACAGCCTGCCCATTGATACCTGACCCCTTGACACCCGACCCATTGACACCAAACCCAGCCCATAGACacctggcccggcccagcccagcccattgaTACCCGGCCTGACCCATTAATGCCCAGCCCATTCAAATATGGCCCATAGACACCCAGCTCATTGACACCCAGACCAGCCCAGTCAAATATGGTCCAGCCCATTGACACATGGTGCATTGACACCTGGCCTGGCCCATTCACACCCGGCCTGGCCCAGTCCTTTGATATTCAGTCCATTgacacccagcccagcccattggCACACAGTGCATTGACACCCGGCCCAGCCCGCCTGGCCCATTCACACTGGGCCTGGCCCAGTCCTTTGATATTCAGCTCACTGACACCTGGCCAGATGCTTCACTggtgctacttagaatcaaacacattgagatacaagtacatagccaatattcataacttcaaatacaaaaatgatacacacatgcagatagcataatcataaccagcaaatcacaaccttttcatagacaccttctTGACctcctttatacaagatttggtgcaactataggaccttggttgccaCAATGATCTGtgcggtcacagttcatgtcaatatcGTCACACCTACCCAcaagtgtatctacctctcccccaaacTTAGTGTCCCCACTGTGTCCCCTTCCAACACTCTCATGTAgctccctgccctctccctgctACCCCTTCCGCTCGGAATTCCCTTCCAAAATCCCTTCAGCCAGCCCCCCTTGCCTCGGTCACTCCTAGATAGCACCATCAATTAAAAAAATGCCAGTGtgtttgtgatccaccagtgggTGGGGATGTTATAGGACTGATCCACACAGGATGAGAGCCTTGTATAGGCCCTGCTAGGATGCCTTGACTCTTCAGCTCAAGCTTGCAGTCGTTCATGTGATTAGCTCTGGAGGTCTCCTGTTCAGTCCCTGGGGTCTCAGCCAAGATGGAGGCCATCACACGCTTACACTTGTGCAACTAAAAAGCCATTTGATTGGGTGGCAGTGCCGGGTGCTCTGCATGTGTGAATCGGCtcttgagcaggggcggctccaggccccagcacgccaagcgcgtgcttggggcggcatgccgcagggggcgctctgccagtcactgggagggcggcgggcggctccagtggacctcccgcaggcatgccgccgtgcttggggcggcgaaatggctcgagccgcccctgctcttgaGGTTGGCATGTGAATTCTTTGCATGGGTCTAGCTTGTGATTTCTTTTTATTTCGGAATGATGTGTTCCAGGGGTGGGGTGTTCCAGGGGTGGGGTGTATGGGCCACGTAGGGTGCAtgggccatgggggggggggtgtttaacAGCCCCACACTGAATGGTTCAGTGTAGGAGGCTTACACCGTTGTAGCCCTTGCATGCTGCTAGTTACAGCGCACATTTCGGGCCATGAGGTACGAATCTCTCTCCGTTGTGGACATGACAGAGATCACTATACGTGGTATGCACCTCTCTGTGAGGTGGTTTTTAGCATAGGATGTATCTGACACTTACATGTCAGTTTATGATGGGGTTCCACATATCATGTATGTTTCCTGTTATAAAGTACAGAGTTACACTATGTGAGGGGTACATGACAGAAAGGCTTGAACTGCATCCCAGACTGTGTCCATATTGGTGTTCAGGTGTGTTTCAGGGTGAGGGGGCCACGTGGGTGCAATGGGGCCATGCGAGGGGGGGGTGTTTTGGGGTAGGGTGCATGGGGGCCATGTGGGGAGTGTTTCAGGGGTTGGATGTAAGGGGCTACATAAGGTGCGTGAGCCCACGTGGGGGTGTATATGTGGGGTGTGGGTATGTCAGGAGTGGGGTGTATGGAGCCATGTGGGATGCATGGGGCCATGTGGGGAGTATATGTGGGGTGTGGGTATGTCAGGGGTGGGGTGTATGGGGCCATGTGGGGTGCATATCAGGGTGTCTCTGCTGAGGGTCTCACGCTGGGTTGCCCTCATGTTCACACTGGGTCCCTGCCCAGCCAGTGTAGCATTGGCAGCTGAATTCTTCCACCAGCTTGGCTTGCTCCTGCTTTGCCAGCTGTCCCTGCAGGTGGAGGTGGGGCTGACTGTGATGCCTCTGGACGGTGAAGCTGGAGGGGCTGAGATGCAGGAACGCGCCGGGGTGCCCGGCTCGCCGCACACAGCGCCCATGGCTGGAGCACACCGTGACACTGCACAGTGTGGCGCTGCTGGTCACATTCATGATGTAGTGGCCCAGGCTGCTGTCCACATACTCCTTCAGTGCCAGGCAGGACTCCTGTAGGGGGGCACAGTACAGACCCAGGCAGGGCTCTCTCAGAGGAGAGGAGGGGCCCATTTTCCTGTTGTGCTTCCCTTCCACACAGTCCCGCCGGGACCCACCCTCCCAGCTCCTGAGTGCAGGGGGAGCCAGACCCCAGGGCTCTCACTCTCAGCATCACACACACCTGGGAACTGCCAGTTGCACACCATGCGAGACGCCCACACACACCTTCCCATCCTCTGAGCGCGGGAGCATCCACACCCCAGCCAGGATTCCCATTCCCAACCCATAAGCAGCCGTAGCCCCCGATGTAACGCACCCGTGAGCGAGTGTAATCCTCGTTGCCCCACAGCACAACCCCCGAGGCACCTTGAGAAGCACTTTCCCCAATGGTGTGGACCAAATCCTCCTGCAAGAAGCAGAGAATCACCATGAAGATAACAGCTTTGGCTACTAACACCTGGGAGGGGTGGAAGGCTGTTCCTGTAGGATCCACACATGCATCTTTCCCGCACAGATCGCCCCCTTCTAGCACAACAGCAGACAACCACCAGCATCCGCTGCCTCAAGCCAGATTGAGGAACCTCTGTGGTTCTGTTCCAGGTGAGGGGGGTGGGTCAGAGACAGTGGCATCGATTCACTGCCCACATGCAAAGCCGTGTTATGCTGACAGGTGTTAATGACTGCCAGCAAGTGGGATCTACAAACAATCACACACCTGGTTAAAGCAACCTTCTTGCAGGCTAAAGGGAAGGAGCAATTAAGCCCCTTTATGTAGTGACATAGCTGGAAACAACAGAAATCACCATCCAAGGCAATGGCAAGTCCTGATCAGAAGGTAAGCTGTGCGGGCTGTGGGGTTCCCTAATGGCAAATGCAGGGGCTAGGAGCTGGTTTGGCAAGCTGTGAGGGGgtgctagagcagaggtggccagCAGGCAGGGAGACGTCATGGCCCTGAGAGAGCAGAGGGACAGCTCGGTGGGCCCAGCACTGACTGAAGGCCTGGGGATTTCTCAGTAAGGAAACTGACGGCTACTTGTTTCTTTCTGTTCAGGGAAGCTGGACTTTGTGCCCATTCTTGCAAATAAACAATCTGACTCAGAAACGACTTGCAAGGCCCCAGCTGCTGGCTAATCACTAAGGGCCACTGGGACCACAGCAGTGTAACAAAGACAGGTTTCTGCTAagctggggtgggctggggatgGAGAGTTGGCTGAGTTGGGGGTATTTTCTTTCCCGGAGGTATTGGAGGTATTTTCTTTCGTGGAGGTACAAAGAAAAGGCAGAGGAATAGCCTGAAACAGGCCAAATATAGAGAGACCCTCCAGGAGCCCAGACCTTTGTCTTGTGTGAAAGCATTGCTCTCTTCTGGCCCCATGGCCCAGGATATGGCCCTTGTCCCTCACACATCTCCCGCTGGGATCCCTATGGAGCCCCCTTCTGCCCTCCAGGgcttctccacacacacacacacacacaccccgagctGACTTCATCCTACCAGacttcctccctctgccccttctccgccaATGGCTGCTCCTTGGCCCCGGGTGACAATGGTAAGCAATGGTCGAGAGGACCTGGGCTAGAAGATGGGAAACACCCCCGCCCCTAAAGCTGGCCTCTGCCTCATGCTGCCCCTCTATtcggccctgggggggggcacggCAACGCTGGCTGGGGGCATCACCTGCGAGAGGAAGTCCTCCGTGAAGTCGTACTGGATACGGGCGTAAGGTAGGACTGAGAGGCTGCCGGTCCCCATCTGCCCCTGCACCCGGAATGCCTCGGCCACACGGTGCCGGACAAACTTGCCAACCTGGTCTGTCAGCCGGAGCTCCTTGGGCAGGTAGATGCTGGGGTAGAGCGCCCGGCTTTGGTTCCAGAGCCACCAGAGCTGTTCATTCCGCCGCTGCTCCACGGCGGGACACTCCCCTGTGTAGTTGGCCGCTTTGAAATCATAGTTATAGCAGCTGGGGAAGCCATAGAAACCCCAGAAGCCCCCAGGCCTCAGGCTCTTGCCAAGCGCCAGGGTCTGCTCCATGAAGGCCCGGGCGCTTTGCTCAAATTCCTCCTGAGCTTCCTCGGCCACCCTGTCTGGGGGCCAGTCGAGGTGCTGCTCCCGGACCAGCTCTTGGGACTTCTCCTTATAGAGCTCCATGGCATCCCAGTTCCGAGCCCACACGGGGCGCCAGCTCTCCCAGTCGATCACTGCCAGGCCCCGGAAGCTTGGCTCCGATATGGCGGCCTGGATGTCGTGCCTCGCCTTGCCGAGGTGGGCCAGGAGGCTGCCATTCTGGGGGATGCCCCCATGGGCTGCCATCCCCTCCGGGGTGTAGTGTGGATAGAGGCCCAGTGTGTTGCTGTAGAAGAGGGCGatctcctggcccaggaaagactCGTTGCGGTTCAGCACCACGTCAAAGACCCCCAGGTCAAGGGGCACATGGTATTTTGTGCTGCACTCCTGGCTCGGGGCGTTCCACACTGTGACAAAGGGGCGGTT containing:
- the HYAL1 gene encoding hyaluronidase-1 isoform X2, translated to MAATAFLLPWACLLSLALVARSTADGGPVLWNRPFVTVWNAPSQECSTKYHVPLDLGVFDVVLNRNESFLGQEIALFYSNTLGLYPHYTPEGMAAHGGIPQNGSLLAHLGKARHDIQAAISEPSFRGLAVIDWESWRPVWARNWDAMELYKEKSQELVREQHLDWPPDRVAEEAQEEFEQSARAFMEQTLALGKSLRPGGFWGFYGFPSCYNYDFKAANYTGECPAVEQRRNEQLWWLWNQSRALYPSIYLPKELRLTDQVGKFVRHRVAEAFRVQGQMGTGSLSVLPYARIQYDFTEDFLSQEDLVHTIGESASQGASGVVLWGNEDYTRSRESCLALKEYVDSSLGHYIMNVTSSATLCSVTVCSSHGRCVRRAGHPGAFLHLSPSSFTVQRHHSQPHLHLQGQLAKQEQAKLVEEFSCQCYTGWAGTQCEHEGNPA
- the HYAL1 gene encoding hyaluronidase-1 isoform X3 — translated: MAATAFLLPWACLLSLALVARSTADGGPVLWNRPFVTVWNAPSQECSTKYHVPLDLGVFDVVLNRNESFLGQEIALFYSNTLGLYPHYTPEGMAAHGGIPQNGSLLAHLGKARHDIQAAISEPSFRGLAVIDWESWRPVWARNWDAMELYKEKSQELVREQHLDWPPDRVAEEAQEEFEQSARAFMEQTLALGKSLRPGGFWGFYGFPSCYNYDFKAANYTGECPAVEQRRNEQLWWLWNQSRALYPSIYLPKELRLTDQVGKFVRHRVAEAFRVQGQMGTGSLSVLPYARIQYDFTEDFLSQESCLALKEYVDSSLGHYIMNVTSSATLCSVTVCSSHGRCVRRAGHPGAFLHLSPSSFTVQRHHSQPHLHLQGQLAKQEQAKLVEEFSCQCYTGWAGTQCEHEGNPA
- the HYAL1 gene encoding hyaluronidase-1 isoform X1 — its product is MAATAFLLPWACLLSLALVARSTADGGPVLWNRPFVTVWNAPSQECSTKYHVPLDLGVFDVVLNRNESFLGQEIALFYSNTLGLYPHYTPEGMAAHGGIPQNGSLLAHLGKARHDIQAAISEPSFRGLAVIDWESWRPVWARNWDAMELYKEKSQELVREQHLDWPPDRVAEEAQEEFEQSARAFMEQTLALGKSLRPGGFWGFYGFPSCYNYDFKAANYTGECPAVEQRRNEQLWWLWNQSRALYPSIYLPKELRLTDQVGKFVRHRVAEAFRVQGQMGTGSLSVLPYARIQYDFTEDFLSQEDLVHTIGESASQGASGVVLWGNEDYTRSRVRYIGGYGCLWVGNGNPGWGVDAPALRGWEGVCGRLAWCATGSSQVCVMLRVRALGSGSPCTQELGGWVPAGLCGREAQQENGPLLSSERALPGSVLCPPTGVLPGTEGVCGQQPGPLHHECDQQRHTVQCHGVLQPWALCAASRAPRRVPASQPLQLHRPEASQSAPPPPAGTAGKAGASQAGGRIQLPMLHWLGRDPV